In Ovis aries strain OAR_USU_Benz2616 breed Rambouillet chromosome 14, ARS-UI_Ramb_v3.0, whole genome shotgun sequence, a single genomic region encodes these proteins:
- the KIFC3 gene encoding kinesin-like protein KIFC3 isoform X2, with amino-acid sequence MSPGMRAASGPPFRFQWPGKAGDCQGTACRSAPPPPRAEVPGSARLPRTLQFRALPPRSFEAMSLLIKEDPRQVPGTQQAARRPEEATKPRRAMVPSRRTWNLGATPSLRGLWRVGRAGEPEPGMARPAPASPAARPFPHTGPGRLRTGRGKDSPAGGDEDLGARSAARPALAQCRALSVDWAGPGSPHRLYLTLQALQDKGCESKSQGTKEEKPLKRQAPAPRRDREAQEAGGTMNVEKTGGRPFSSGRCSSLSGSPGAAPVVHRMVEAMSQLREEKAQLQEELVALRERLAVRDSEQQATSTQLQNQVEHLKEKLISQAQEVSRLRSELGGTDLEKHRDLLMVENERLRQEMRRCEAELQELRAKPAAPCTGCEHSQESTQLRDRLSQLQLEVAENKGLLSELNLEVQQKTDRLAEVELRLKDCLAEKAQEEERLSRRLRDSHETIASLRAQSPPIKYVIKTVEVESSKTKQALSESQARNQHLQEQVAMQRQVLKEMEQQLQSSHQLTAQLRAQIAMYESELERAHGQMLEEMQSLEEDKNRAIEEAFARAQVEMKAVHENLAGVRTNLLTLQPALRTLTNDYNGLKRQVRGFPLLLQEALKSVKAEIGQAIEEVNSNNQELLRKYRRELQLRKKCHNELVRLKGNIRVIARVRPVTKEDGEGPEATNAVTFDPDDDSIIHLLHKGKPVSFELDKVFSSQASQQDVFQEVQALITSCIDGFNVCIFAYGQTGAGKTYTMEGTPENPGINQRALRLLFSEVQEKASDWEYTITVSAAEIYNEALRDLLGQEPQEKLEIRLCPDGSGQLYVPGLTEFQVQSVEDINKVFEFGHTNRTTEFTNLNEHSSRSHALLIVTVRGVDCSTGLRTTGKLNLVDLAGSERVGKSGAEGSRLREAQHINKSLSALGDVIAALRSRQGHVPFRNSKLTYLLQDSLSGDSKTLMVVQVSPVEKNTSETLYSLKFAERVRSVELGPGSRRTELGSWSSQEHLEWESACQTPQPSARAHSAPGSGTTSRPGSIRRKLQPSGKSRPLPV; translated from the exons GCAGCCCGGCGCCCGGAGGAGGCTACTAAGCCCCGCCGGGCCATGGTCCCGTCTCGCAGGACGTGGAACCTGGGAGCCACGCCCTCGCTGCGCGGCCTGTGGCGAGTGGGCCGGGCCGGGGAGCCCGAGCCGGGGATGGCTCGCCCCGCCCCAGCCAGCCCGGCCGCCCGCCCTTTCCCACACACCGGCCCGGGGAGGTTGAGAACTG GGCGTGGAAAAGATAGCCCGGCCGGCGGTGACGAGGACTTGGGCGCCCGAAGTGCAGCTCGCCCGGCCCTGGCTCAGTGCCGAGCCCTCAGCGTGGACTGGGCTGGCCCTGGGAGCCCCCACAGGCTGTACCTGACCCTGCAG GCCCTGCAGGACAAGGGGTGCGAGAGCAAGAGTCAGGGGACGAAAGAAGAGAAGCCCCTGAAGAGGCAGGCGCCGGCCCCCAGGAGGGACCGGGAGGCCCAGGAAGCTGGTGGCACCATGAATGTAGAGAAAACAG GTGGGCGGCCCTTCAGCAGCGGGAGGTGCTCGAGCCTGTCGGGGTCGCCTGGTGCCGCCCCCGTGGTACATAGGATGGTGGAGGCCATGTCCCAGCTGCGGGAGGAGAAAGCCCAGCTGCAGGAGGAGCTGGTGGCCCTGCGGGAGAGGCTGGCTGTCCGCGACAGTGAGCAGCAAGCCACGTCCACGCAGCTGCAGAACCAG GTGGAACACCTGAAGGAGAAGCTCATAAGCCAGGCCCAGGAAGTGAGCCGCCTTCGATCTGAGCTG GGAGGCACCGACTTGGAGAAGCACCGGGACCTGCTAATGGTGGAGAATGAGCGACTGAGGCAAGAGATGCGGCGCTGTGAGGCGGAGCTGCAGGAGCTGAGGGCCAAGCCGGCGGCCCCTTGCACGGGCTGCGAGCACAGCCAG GAGAGCACCCAGCTCCGCGACAGGCTGTCCCAGCTACAGCTGGAGGTGGCAGAGAACAAAGGCCTGCTGTCAGAGCTGAACCTGGAGGTGCAGCAGAAGACCGACCGGCTGGCCGAGGTGGAGCTGCGGCTCAAAGACTGCCTGGCCGAGAAGGCGCAGGAGGAAGAGAGGCTCAGCCGGCGCCTGCGAGACAGCCACGAGACCATCGCCAGCCTGCGTGCCCAGTCACCGCCCATCAAG TATGTCATCAAGACAGTGGAGGTAGAGTCGTCCAAGACCAAGCAAGCCCTCAGTGAGTCACAGGCCCGGAACCAGCACCTGCAGGAGCAGGTGGCCATGCAGAGGCAGGTGCTGAAGGAGatggagcagcagctgcagagcTCGCACCAGCTGACCGCACAGCTCCGGGCGCAG ATTGCCATGTACGAGTCGGAGCTAGAGAGGGCCCACGGGCAGATGCTGGAAGAGAtgcagtccctggaggaggacaagaaCCGGGCCATCGAGGAGGCCTTCGCCAGAGCCCAGGTGGAGATGAAGGCAGTACACGAGAACCTGGCAG GCGTCCGGACCAACCTGCTGACGCTGCAGCCAGCGCTGCGGACCCTGACCAATGACTACAATGGGCTCAAGCGTCAGGTGCGCGGCTTCCCGCTGCTGCTGCAGGAGGCCCTCAAGAGCGTCAAGGCCGAG ATTGGCCAGGCCATCGAGGAGGTCAACAGCAACAACCAGGAGCTGCTGCGCAAGTACCGCCGGGAGCTGCAGCTGCGTAAAAAGTGCCACAATGAGCTTGTGCGGCTGAAAG GGAACATCCGGGTGATTGCCCGTGTCCGGCCAGTCACCAAAGAGGACGGGGAAGGACCTGAGGCGACCAATGCTGTGACCTTTGATCCCGACGACGACTCCATCATTCACTTGCTGCACAAAGGAAAGCCTGTCTCCTTCGAGCTGGACAAGGTCTTCTCCTCACAGGCCTCACAGCAGGAC GTGTTCCAGGAAGTGCAGGCCCTCATCACCTCCTGCATTGATGGCTTCAATGTCTGCATCTTTGCCTATGGCCAGACGGGTGCTGGCAAGACATACACAATGGAG GGGACCCCTGAGAACCCAGGCATCAACCAGCGGGCCCTGCGGCTGCTCTTCTCTGAGGTGCAGGAGAAAGCATCCGACTGGGAATACACCATCACCGTCAGTGCCGCGGAGATCTACAATGAGGCCCTCAG ggaCCTGCTGGGACAGGAGCCCCAGGAGAAACTGGAAATCCGGCTGTGTCCAGACGGCAGCGGGCAGCTATATGTGCCGGGGCTGACCGAGTTCCAGGTGCAGAGCGTGGAGGACATCAACAAG GTGTTCGAGTTCGGCCACACCAACCGCACCACAGAGTTCACCAACCTGAACGAACACAGTTCGCGCTCGCACGCCCTGCTCATCGTGACGGTGCGTggcgtggactgcagcaccggCCTCCGCACCACGG GGAAGCTGAACCTGGTGGACCTGGCCGGTTCGGAGCGCGTGGGCAAGTCGGGGGCGGAGGGCAGCCGCCTGCGGGAGGCGCAGCACATCAACAAGTCGCTGTCGGCCCTGGGCGATGTCATCGCCGCCCTGCGCTCCCGGCAGGGCCACGTGCCCTTCCGCAACTCCAAGCTCACCTACCTGCTGCAGGACTCGCTCAGCGGGGACAGCAAGACCCTCATGGTGGTGCAG GTGTCCCCTGTGGAGAAGAACACCAGTGAGACGCTCTACTCCCTCAAGTTTGCTGAGAGGGTGCGCTCTGTGGAGCTGGGCCCCGGATCCCGCAGGACAGAGCTCGGGTCATGGTCCAGCCAGGAGCACCTAGAG TGGGAGTCAGCTTGCCAGACGCCACAGCCCTCAGCGCGAGCCCATTCGGCCCCTGGCTCTGGGACCACTAGCCGCCCAGGATCTATCAGGAGGAAGCTGCAGCCCTCAG GGAAGTCCAGGCCATTGCCTGTATGA
- the KIFC3 gene encoding kinesin-like protein KIFC3 isoform X7, producing MSPGMRAASGPPFRFQWPGKAGDCQGTACRSAPPPPRAEVPGSARLPRTLQFRALPPRSFEAMSLLIKEDPRQVPGTQQAARRPEEATKPRRAMVPSRRTWNLGATPSLRGLWRVGRAGEPEPGMARPAPASPAARPFPHTGPGRLRTGRGKDSPAGGDEDLGARSAARPALAQCRALSVDWAGPGSPHRLYLTLQVEHLKEKLISQAQEVSRLRSELGGTDLEKHRDLLMVENERLRQEMRRCEAELQELRAKPAAPCTGCEHSQESTQLRDRLSQLQLEVAENKGLLSELNLEVQQKTDRLAEVELRLKDCLAEKAQEEERLSRRLRDSHETIASLRAQSPPIKYVIKTVEVESSKTKQALSESQARNQHLQEQVAMQRQVLKEMEQQLQSSHQLTAQLRAQIAMYESELERAHGQMLEEMQSLEEDKNRAIEEAFARAQVEMKAVHENLAGVRTNLLTLQPALRTLTNDYNGLKRQVRGFPLLLQEALKSVKAEIGQAIEEVNSNNQELLRKYRRELQLRKKCHNELVRLKGNIRVIARVRPVTKEDGEGPEATNAVTFDPDDDSIIHLLHKGKPVSFELDKVFSSQASQQDVFQEVQALITSCIDGFNVCIFAYGQTGAGKTYTMEGTPENPGINQRALRLLFSEVQEKASDWEYTITVSAAEIYNEALRDLLGQEPQEKLEIRLCPDGSGQLYVPGLTEFQVQSVEDINKVFEFGHTNRTTEFTNLNEHSSRSHALLIVTVRGVDCSTGLRTTGKLNLVDLAGSERVGKSGAEGSRLREAQHINKSLSALGDVIAALRSRQGHVPFRNSKLTYLLQDSLSGDSKTLMVVQVSPVEKNTSETLYSLKFAERVRSVELGPGSRRTELGSWSSQEHLEWESACQTPQPSARAHSAPGSGTTSRPGSIRRKLQPSGKSRPLPV from the exons GCAGCCCGGCGCCCGGAGGAGGCTACTAAGCCCCGCCGGGCCATGGTCCCGTCTCGCAGGACGTGGAACCTGGGAGCCACGCCCTCGCTGCGCGGCCTGTGGCGAGTGGGCCGGGCCGGGGAGCCCGAGCCGGGGATGGCTCGCCCCGCCCCAGCCAGCCCGGCCGCCCGCCCTTTCCCACACACCGGCCCGGGGAGGTTGAGAACTG GGCGTGGAAAAGATAGCCCGGCCGGCGGTGACGAGGACTTGGGCGCCCGAAGTGCAGCTCGCCCGGCCCTGGCTCAGTGCCGAGCCCTCAGCGTGGACTGGGCTGGCCCTGGGAGCCCCCACAGGCTGTACCTGACCCTGCAG GTGGAACACCTGAAGGAGAAGCTCATAAGCCAGGCCCAGGAAGTGAGCCGCCTTCGATCTGAGCTG GGAGGCACCGACTTGGAGAAGCACCGGGACCTGCTAATGGTGGAGAATGAGCGACTGAGGCAAGAGATGCGGCGCTGTGAGGCGGAGCTGCAGGAGCTGAGGGCCAAGCCGGCGGCCCCTTGCACGGGCTGCGAGCACAGCCAG GAGAGCACCCAGCTCCGCGACAGGCTGTCCCAGCTACAGCTGGAGGTGGCAGAGAACAAAGGCCTGCTGTCAGAGCTGAACCTGGAGGTGCAGCAGAAGACCGACCGGCTGGCCGAGGTGGAGCTGCGGCTCAAAGACTGCCTGGCCGAGAAGGCGCAGGAGGAAGAGAGGCTCAGCCGGCGCCTGCGAGACAGCCACGAGACCATCGCCAGCCTGCGTGCCCAGTCACCGCCCATCAAG TATGTCATCAAGACAGTGGAGGTAGAGTCGTCCAAGACCAAGCAAGCCCTCAGTGAGTCACAGGCCCGGAACCAGCACCTGCAGGAGCAGGTGGCCATGCAGAGGCAGGTGCTGAAGGAGatggagcagcagctgcagagcTCGCACCAGCTGACCGCACAGCTCCGGGCGCAG ATTGCCATGTACGAGTCGGAGCTAGAGAGGGCCCACGGGCAGATGCTGGAAGAGAtgcagtccctggaggaggacaagaaCCGGGCCATCGAGGAGGCCTTCGCCAGAGCCCAGGTGGAGATGAAGGCAGTACACGAGAACCTGGCAG GCGTCCGGACCAACCTGCTGACGCTGCAGCCAGCGCTGCGGACCCTGACCAATGACTACAATGGGCTCAAGCGTCAGGTGCGCGGCTTCCCGCTGCTGCTGCAGGAGGCCCTCAAGAGCGTCAAGGCCGAG ATTGGCCAGGCCATCGAGGAGGTCAACAGCAACAACCAGGAGCTGCTGCGCAAGTACCGCCGGGAGCTGCAGCTGCGTAAAAAGTGCCACAATGAGCTTGTGCGGCTGAAAG GGAACATCCGGGTGATTGCCCGTGTCCGGCCAGTCACCAAAGAGGACGGGGAAGGACCTGAGGCGACCAATGCTGTGACCTTTGATCCCGACGACGACTCCATCATTCACTTGCTGCACAAAGGAAAGCCTGTCTCCTTCGAGCTGGACAAGGTCTTCTCCTCACAGGCCTCACAGCAGGAC GTGTTCCAGGAAGTGCAGGCCCTCATCACCTCCTGCATTGATGGCTTCAATGTCTGCATCTTTGCCTATGGCCAGACGGGTGCTGGCAAGACATACACAATGGAG GGGACCCCTGAGAACCCAGGCATCAACCAGCGGGCCCTGCGGCTGCTCTTCTCTGAGGTGCAGGAGAAAGCATCCGACTGGGAATACACCATCACCGTCAGTGCCGCGGAGATCTACAATGAGGCCCTCAG ggaCCTGCTGGGACAGGAGCCCCAGGAGAAACTGGAAATCCGGCTGTGTCCAGACGGCAGCGGGCAGCTATATGTGCCGGGGCTGACCGAGTTCCAGGTGCAGAGCGTGGAGGACATCAACAAG GTGTTCGAGTTCGGCCACACCAACCGCACCACAGAGTTCACCAACCTGAACGAACACAGTTCGCGCTCGCACGCCCTGCTCATCGTGACGGTGCGTggcgtggactgcagcaccggCCTCCGCACCACGG GGAAGCTGAACCTGGTGGACCTGGCCGGTTCGGAGCGCGTGGGCAAGTCGGGGGCGGAGGGCAGCCGCCTGCGGGAGGCGCAGCACATCAACAAGTCGCTGTCGGCCCTGGGCGATGTCATCGCCGCCCTGCGCTCCCGGCAGGGCCACGTGCCCTTCCGCAACTCCAAGCTCACCTACCTGCTGCAGGACTCGCTCAGCGGGGACAGCAAGACCCTCATGGTGGTGCAG GTGTCCCCTGTGGAGAAGAACACCAGTGAGACGCTCTACTCCCTCAAGTTTGCTGAGAGGGTGCGCTCTGTGGAGCTGGGCCCCGGATCCCGCAGGACAGAGCTCGGGTCATGGTCCAGCCAGGAGCACCTAGAG TGGGAGTCAGCTTGCCAGACGCCACAGCCCTCAGCGCGAGCCCATTCGGCCCCTGGCTCTGGGACCACTAGCCGCCCAGGATCTATCAGGAGGAAGCTGCAGCCCTCAG GGAAGTCCAGGCCATTGCCTGTATGA
- the KIFC3 gene encoding kinesin-like protein KIFC3 isoform X6 — translation MVPSRRTWNLGATPSLRGLWRVGRAGEPEPGMARPAPASPAARPFPHTGPGRLRTGRGKDSPAGGDEDLGARSAARPALAQCRALSVDWAGPGSPHRLYLTLQQALQDKGCESKSQGTKEEKPLKRQAPAPRRDREAQEAGGTMNVEKTGGRPFSSGRCSSLSGSPGAAPVVHRMVEAMSQLREEKAQLQEELVALRERLAVRDSEQQATSTQLQNQVEHLKEKLISQAQEVSRLRSELGGTDLEKHRDLLMVENERLRQEMRRCEAELQELRAKPAAPCTGCEHSQESTQLRDRLSQLQLEVAENKGLLSELNLEVQQKTDRLAEVELRLKDCLAEKAQEEERLSRRLRDSHETIASLRAQSPPIKYVIKTVEVESSKTKQALSESQARNQHLQEQVAMQRQVLKEMEQQLQSSHQLTAQLRAQIAMYESELERAHGQMLEEMQSLEEDKNRAIEEAFARAQVEMKAVHENLAGVRTNLLTLQPALRTLTNDYNGLKRQVRGFPLLLQEALKSVKAEIGQAIEEVNSNNQELLRKYRRELQLRKKCHNELVRLKGNIRVIARVRPVTKEDGEGPEATNAVTFDPDDDSIIHLLHKGKPVSFELDKVFSSQASQQDVFQEVQALITSCIDGFNVCIFAYGQTGAGKTYTMEGTPENPGINQRALRLLFSEVQEKASDWEYTITVSAAEIYNEALRDLLGQEPQEKLEIRLCPDGSGQLYVPGLTEFQVQSVEDINKVFEFGHTNRTTEFTNLNEHSSRSHALLIVTVRGVDCSTGLRTTGKLNLVDLAGSERVGKSGAEGSRLREAQHINKSLSALGDVIAALRSRQGHVPFRNSKLTYLLQDSLSGDSKTLMVVQVSPVEKNTSETLYSLKFAERVRSVELGPGSRRTELGSWSSQEHLEWESACQTPQPSARAHSAPGSGTTSRPGSIRRKLQPSGKSRPLPV, via the exons ATGGTCCCGTCTCGCAGGACGTGGAACCTGGGAGCCACGCCCTCGCTGCGCGGCCTGTGGCGAGTGGGCCGGGCCGGGGAGCCCGAGCCGGGGATGGCTCGCCCCGCCCCAGCCAGCCCGGCCGCCCGCCCTTTCCCACACACCGGCCCGGGGAGGTTGAGAACTG GGCGTGGAAAAGATAGCCCGGCCGGCGGTGACGAGGACTTGGGCGCCCGAAGTGCAGCTCGCCCGGCCCTGGCTCAGTGCCGAGCCCTCAGCGTGGACTGGGCTGGCCCTGGGAGCCCCCACAGGCTGTACCTGACCCTGCAG CAGGCCCTGCAGGACAAGGGGTGCGAGAGCAAGAGTCAGGGGACGAAAGAAGAGAAGCCCCTGAAGAGGCAGGCGCCGGCCCCCAGGAGGGACCGGGAGGCCCAGGAAGCTGGTGGCACCATGAATGTAGAGAAAACAG GTGGGCGGCCCTTCAGCAGCGGGAGGTGCTCGAGCCTGTCGGGGTCGCCTGGTGCCGCCCCCGTGGTACATAGGATGGTGGAGGCCATGTCCCAGCTGCGGGAGGAGAAAGCCCAGCTGCAGGAGGAGCTGGTGGCCCTGCGGGAGAGGCTGGCTGTCCGCGACAGTGAGCAGCAAGCCACGTCCACGCAGCTGCAGAACCAG GTGGAACACCTGAAGGAGAAGCTCATAAGCCAGGCCCAGGAAGTGAGCCGCCTTCGATCTGAGCTG GGAGGCACCGACTTGGAGAAGCACCGGGACCTGCTAATGGTGGAGAATGAGCGACTGAGGCAAGAGATGCGGCGCTGTGAGGCGGAGCTGCAGGAGCTGAGGGCCAAGCCGGCGGCCCCTTGCACGGGCTGCGAGCACAGCCAG GAGAGCACCCAGCTCCGCGACAGGCTGTCCCAGCTACAGCTGGAGGTGGCAGAGAACAAAGGCCTGCTGTCAGAGCTGAACCTGGAGGTGCAGCAGAAGACCGACCGGCTGGCCGAGGTGGAGCTGCGGCTCAAAGACTGCCTGGCCGAGAAGGCGCAGGAGGAAGAGAGGCTCAGCCGGCGCCTGCGAGACAGCCACGAGACCATCGCCAGCCTGCGTGCCCAGTCACCGCCCATCAAG TATGTCATCAAGACAGTGGAGGTAGAGTCGTCCAAGACCAAGCAAGCCCTCAGTGAGTCACAGGCCCGGAACCAGCACCTGCAGGAGCAGGTGGCCATGCAGAGGCAGGTGCTGAAGGAGatggagcagcagctgcagagcTCGCACCAGCTGACCGCACAGCTCCGGGCGCAG ATTGCCATGTACGAGTCGGAGCTAGAGAGGGCCCACGGGCAGATGCTGGAAGAGAtgcagtccctggaggaggacaagaaCCGGGCCATCGAGGAGGCCTTCGCCAGAGCCCAGGTGGAGATGAAGGCAGTACACGAGAACCTGGCAG GCGTCCGGACCAACCTGCTGACGCTGCAGCCAGCGCTGCGGACCCTGACCAATGACTACAATGGGCTCAAGCGTCAGGTGCGCGGCTTCCCGCTGCTGCTGCAGGAGGCCCTCAAGAGCGTCAAGGCCGAG ATTGGCCAGGCCATCGAGGAGGTCAACAGCAACAACCAGGAGCTGCTGCGCAAGTACCGCCGGGAGCTGCAGCTGCGTAAAAAGTGCCACAATGAGCTTGTGCGGCTGAAAG GGAACATCCGGGTGATTGCCCGTGTCCGGCCAGTCACCAAAGAGGACGGGGAAGGACCTGAGGCGACCAATGCTGTGACCTTTGATCCCGACGACGACTCCATCATTCACTTGCTGCACAAAGGAAAGCCTGTCTCCTTCGAGCTGGACAAGGTCTTCTCCTCACAGGCCTCACAGCAGGAC GTGTTCCAGGAAGTGCAGGCCCTCATCACCTCCTGCATTGATGGCTTCAATGTCTGCATCTTTGCCTATGGCCAGACGGGTGCTGGCAAGACATACACAATGGAG GGGACCCCTGAGAACCCAGGCATCAACCAGCGGGCCCTGCGGCTGCTCTTCTCTGAGGTGCAGGAGAAAGCATCCGACTGGGAATACACCATCACCGTCAGTGCCGCGGAGATCTACAATGAGGCCCTCAG ggaCCTGCTGGGACAGGAGCCCCAGGAGAAACTGGAAATCCGGCTGTGTCCAGACGGCAGCGGGCAGCTATATGTGCCGGGGCTGACCGAGTTCCAGGTGCAGAGCGTGGAGGACATCAACAAG GTGTTCGAGTTCGGCCACACCAACCGCACCACAGAGTTCACCAACCTGAACGAACACAGTTCGCGCTCGCACGCCCTGCTCATCGTGACGGTGCGTggcgtggactgcagcaccggCCTCCGCACCACGG GGAAGCTGAACCTGGTGGACCTGGCCGGTTCGGAGCGCGTGGGCAAGTCGGGGGCGGAGGGCAGCCGCCTGCGGGAGGCGCAGCACATCAACAAGTCGCTGTCGGCCCTGGGCGATGTCATCGCCGCCCTGCGCTCCCGGCAGGGCCACGTGCCCTTCCGCAACTCCAAGCTCACCTACCTGCTGCAGGACTCGCTCAGCGGGGACAGCAAGACCCTCATGGTGGTGCAG GTGTCCCCTGTGGAGAAGAACACCAGTGAGACGCTCTACTCCCTCAAGTTTGCTGAGAGGGTGCGCTCTGTGGAGCTGGGCCCCGGATCCCGCAGGACAGAGCTCGGGTCATGGTCCAGCCAGGAGCACCTAGAG TGGGAGTCAGCTTGCCAGACGCCACAGCCCTCAGCGCGAGCCCATTCGGCCCCTGGCTCTGGGACCACTAGCCGCCCAGGATCTATCAGGAGGAAGCTGCAGCCCTCAG GGAAGTCCAGGCCATTGCCTGTATGA